CGCGTCAGCGGTCCCGGACCGTGGCACTACTCTTTCAGGAGCCCAGCACCCAGTTCACCATGGACACCGTGGCTAACGAGTTGCGGTTTGCCCTGGAGAATCAACAGGTCGCTCCCAACGAGATGCCCCGTAAAATGACGGCGGCCCTAGATTTTGTCGGCATTCCCGATTTGCGCGACCGACAACTGATGCAACTTTCCGGAGGTGAGCAGCAAAAGGTCGCCTTGGCGATTATCGTGGCCATGGATAGCGACGTCATCTTACTCGACGAACCCTTTGCCAGCATCGATCCCGCCACCCGCCAGACCTTATTAGATCGCCTAGTACAATTGTGCCGTCAACGGGGAAAAACCATCATTTTGGCCGATCACGATTTGAGTGGCTACGCCCGGTGGATCGACCACTTAACGGTTCTTAACGCCGGTCAGCTCACTACCTTATCTGCAACTGCTACCCAGGCGCGTTTAGCAGCCTTCACCCCGGAACGCTTACAATTGACCCACGTTCAGATCCCGGCGACTAACGCTACGGCCGACCTGCAGGGCCACCACTTTGGTCTGGCTCCTCACGACCGTGTTTTAGTACGCCCCCAATCCCTGGCTCTCATGGCGCATAAGTTCACCTTGATTACAGGACCGAACGGTAGTGGGAAATCTACCTTCTTTCGCGCCTTGGTTCGACTAAGCCCCTACCAGGGACGCTTAACCTACCAAGGACGTGACATTCTCCGACTCCGCCGGCGGGCCTACGCCCGTCACGTGAGCCTGATGTTTCAATCAGCCACGGCGCAATTTCTCAACGTTACGGTTGCCGAAGAACTAGCCCTGTCGCAAAAATACGGAAACACCGCCTACTTCACTCCCGAACGGGTCCGAGCGGCCTTAGACCAGTTGCATCTCGCCGGTCGCGACGATCAGATTATCTATTCCCTAAGTAGTGGTCAACAAAAGAAACTGCAATTACTTTGTCTGTTGATAATGGCCCCAAATGTGCTCCTGCTCGACGAACCTTTAAAGGGACTCGACTTGCAGTCCGTGCACGCAGCGTTGACACTGCTAACCACCACCCAGCAGGATCTCAACTTGACCCTAGTGATGATTAGTCATCAACTGAGTGGTCTCAATGACTATGTCGATTACCACTTGGCATTAACCCACCAACAATTTGTTTATCAGGAGGCGACACCGTGAATCCCACGTTAAAATTAGCCACGATTGTGTTAATCGCCCTTGAGATTTCGTTCACTCAGGTCTGGTCGGTCAACGTCTGCCTAATCATCGTGGGCTTGGCCATTCTGTTGGGGACCCACGTACGTCTGCGGACACTGCTGTGGTTGACCATCGTCCCGCTCTTCTTCGCCAGTTCCCTGGTCTGGTCGCTGATGCTTCGGGGGAATGCCACCAATCACTTCTTGCTGGTGCTGTTTACCCGGACGTTTGTGTACGTCTACCTCGGCGCGACCTTTACCCAGACCACGACCACGCTTGAACTAACACGGTCGTTGGAGCAAAACGCCAAGCTTCCCTCAAAGTTCGCCTACGGGTTCCTGGCTGCCTTTAATCTCTTCCCCAAGATTCGCGCGGAAGTCGCCACCGTGCGAGCCGCCGCATTGATGCGCGGTCAAGTGCTGCACGTCTGGTCCCCACAGCTGTATTTTAAGGTCATTTTGACCGCCATGACTTGGTCCGAACAACTGGCCGACGCCATGACCTCACACGGCTACGTCGAGGGGGCACCACGAACCTACGCCGTGACGGTGCCCCTGCATCTTAAGGATTGGCTCTACTTCATCGGCAGTCTGATCTTGGTCCAAATCGGTCTCGTGATTGGTCTCCCCTAACTTGAAAGGAGTTTTTGATGTTTACCGCTGCCGCTCATACCGCCACGCTGACTGCCCAATTAGCTCTCGCCAACCGGGTAGCCACCCCAGAAAATACCCCGGATCTGCTGGCTGCTTTCCAAAAGAGTAGCTGGTACGAGCTTAACTTTTGGCAAATGGCGTTGGATCACGAAGATTGGCACGGCTAAGCTAACCTAGCGGGGCGTTCGATTGTTCAAGTTCACCGGGGTGCCTTATAATGGGGTTACACCGATATAGAAAGTGGTGAGTCCGTTGAAAAACTTGCGGCAATTATCCTTCTTAGAATTATTTGGCTTCTTAGCACTGCTCCTAGGGCTGGTGATCGCGGGCTACGCACTGTTCCATAATCCCGGAACGGTGACCAGCGGCGATGACATGTTTGGCGGTGCCGTGGTCTTAACCTTAGCAGCAGCATTCCTGCACCGTCGCTCGCTGGGGCTCCGCTTAAGTTTGATTGGTCTCAGCGCCCTTGGGTTGGGTTACTTCGTGTTCAGCCACACCCACGCCTGGCTGTGGACCATCGTTTTGACCCTGGTGGCAGCAGCGTTTCTAATTTTCTGCGTTGGCTTGCGCCACGATGTCCGTCAAAACCACAGCCATTGGCCACAATTTTAATAATCACCTAACTAACTGTGCCGAACCGGTCACAGTTTTTTTATGCCAAAAGAAAACAGGCCAACCGAAGTTGACCTGCTTCCCTGCTTGATAAACTACAAAAGACTGTAGTCATGTAATCATTATGATTACCGATATTTAGAGAAAACCCTACCGGTATTCCCGGTTCCAGATTAGTCCGCGTGATGCTGATGCGGCACAACCCGCGCATACGGCGGGTGACTTGGCCGGGATTGCGTCTGCAATTGTGTGGTAGACTCCTTGCCCATCAAAAACCATGACAGGCTGCTGACAACGGCCAACATCACAATGGCGACTCCCAGGCCGGTAATTACCCGTTTTAAATTCATGTTGCCACCTCATTTACCTCTTGTGTCGGGTTAAAAGCTAGAGTCTAGCTTAACTGCCGAATATCACAAAACGGTGACAGAACATCGAAAATCTGCTAACAGTTTCATCACTGTACGTTAACGGGGAATTGTCATATTGTGTTTTAGTTTACGCAATTTTACCGCAATCATCAAGTCTAAATCAAAAGTTTTGCTGTTTAGGGGACTTATTACGCCCCTTTGGCCAAACTTTAGTATAATGAAGTTTGAATAGCAAGTAGGATTATCATTTGGAGGGATTATGAATGAGTCAAGAATTAAGTAGTCTGGCTGAAGCAATCATCGCCTACCAAAAGAAATACGATAAGACTGACGGTGAGATGGCTTACGGCTCTCGCCTCACGGTTGAGAAGTTCCACGCCATCAAGACCGGTGAACTGCAACCCAATAGTGACGAACAAAGCGCACTGCAAAGTTTAATCGCTAAGAAACCCATGTAAGCGTTAAGTAAAGGGGCCCGGAAATAACTTCCGGCCCCCTTTTTTGATTAATGTGTTGTTTGGGCGGCCCAAGCCCGTTGATACGCCTGCGCCGTTGAGACATCAAATGCCACCAACCGCACCGTCACGTCTGGATGGACGGCCAACCAAGTAGCAATCGTGTGCGTGGCCACCCGGGCCGCCGCATCTAGCGGGTAACCGTAGACCCCCGTACTGATTGACGGGAAGTCCACACTGCGGCAGCCTTGTTGGGCGGCCAACGCCAAACTGTGCCGATACGAATTGGCCAGTAAGCGTGCTTCGCCCCGCGTGCCACCGTGCCACACCGGACCAGGCGTATGAATAACCCACTTCGCCGGTAACCGAAAACCGGGCGTGATCTTGGCCTCGCCGGTTGCACAGCCGTTGAGGGGCACACAGGCCGCAAAGAGCTCGGGCCCCGCCGCGCGATGGATAGCTCCGTCGACGCCGCCCCCGCCTAACAGCGTGGTGTTGGCGGCGTTAACGATGGCATCAACGTGGCTGTGCGTAATGTCGCCTTGAATCACTTGAAACTTTGCCATCATTTCACTCCTTTGACCACGGCCACCACCAACGACGCGGTTTAGTCGCCGTTGGGGCGCCATCACGCTGCTTTAAACGCTTCATGCCCTCCTTATAAGGATTCGCATATAACGCATTCAGATTCAACTTTGGGGACGTCTCTGCGGTCTTATCCGTTCCCCTAAACGCCTGAAGATCCGTGTGACACTGCGGACAGGTCGTCTCGTGAGCCGTCACCCGCGTCCCACAGTGGGGACAAAATTGTAAGCTAACTGTCATGCTGGTTCCCTTCTTTTGAACGGCGCTGCTGTCGTTGTTGATTTCGTTGCCGATTACGCTGCTGCGTGGCGGCCGCTTGTCTTGCGGCGGCCTGCCGTTGTGCCGCTAACCGTTCCGCTCGTTGTTGCGCGACTATGGCCTGCTGTTGCTCCGCCGCTCGCCGTTTAGCCTGACGACGATAGCTATAGTAGCTCCACAACCCCACAGCCCCGAAAGCCACGATGATCTGTAGTGGCACCTGCCACCACACGACTTTAGTTGCCAAAAACAGGTCGTAACCAATCAACAAAATGGCCATTGCGCCCACCACGGAACAGGTGTCCCGTAGCCAACGGGGCCAGGTTTTCCAGTGCATATCAGTCACTCCTTTAAGCTACAAATCGCCCTCAACCTTTAATTGGCGTTCGGTCAGATAAGCATCGAGGTAACCAAAGGCTAATTCGTCAACGTCGGCCACCTGATAAATCTTGCCAACTTGGTCCAGCTGGCCGTCCTCAACTTGATGAAAGATAAACCGCTTGGCCCCCACTTGGCTAGGATAACCCAGCAGGCTTTGGCCAGAATGCAGCTTCACGCGAATCACGGTGTGGAACGCCGCCGCCTGGGTCAGTCGGGCACCAAATTGGTCAACCGTCGCATCGAAGAGCCGTTCGTCGTTTAATACCGGCTGAATACGGTGACGATTGGCGCGGTTCAATAACGTAAATAGCCGCATGGTTTGTAAATAGTCGGATTGTAACACGATGGCGTGCAGCTCGCTTAAGCGCATCACTGTGTAGCCTCCGAATTGTCCGGTCATGTCCACCAGACTGAGAATGACGGCGTTACGGGTTAACGTGTTGACCCGCCCCACAAAAAAGAGTTCTCGGTCGTGAGCCGGCACTAAAGCCACCAGGGCGTCCTGATCGACTAAGCGCGCTAAGGTATCCCGCAATTGTGTGGGTGCCGTCACCCGCTCGGTCTCGACGTGCGTTAATTGCTGTAACCGAGGAGCCGCTAAACTTTGTAACGATAGCTCCTGGCCCTGGAACTCAATCACTTCAATCTGGTCGGGATTAATCTCACGGCGTGGCTGGTCCGTATAATCAAATTTATTTAAAATCTGTACGGTCACCGTGTCGCTGCCCACGTGGGTCACCAGGCCCTCGTAAAAGTGCGGATCGTTCGCCAAGACCAGCATCACAACCAAGTGATCGACCCAGGCATGGCTCAGGATTTGCCGGCGTAAATCGCGCTGACCGTCGAAGCGCATGGTCAGACCGCCCGCCTGTACAAAACGCTCCTCTTGAGCAATCTGCATCCGAAAGGCCATGTTGTCCAGATCATCGCTGGAAAATTCAACCTCATCAATCACGTCTAACGCCAAAAAGACGGCTCCATCGGGTAACCCGTAATCGTCGTAAGTGGCCAACACCATGCCGGTTTGACCAACCGTAGTCACGTACCCCGTATAAACAACGTCTTGATTGGCCTGATACACGTTAACCAAGAGCCGTTGGGCCAGCGCCCGATTTAAATCATTAACAATGGAATTCATTGAACGGCCCCCTTTTTATTTTTACCATTTTGAAAATTCTACCATATATGCCCTTAAATAGCTCGCCAAGGGACGGGCCAATCGTTTAAGATACGGCTGTCCGCATGAATTGCCGTAAAGCGGTGGCCGATAACCCGGCACTGAGACCCACTAAGAGCTTGATGCGTGCTTTCTGTCCGTTGAGTCCCTGACACAGGATAAGTCCCATCTTACGTAGTTCGATGCCGCCGCCTGGATAATCGTAGATATCCGTGGCGACGCCATTGTAACACCTTGATACCAACACAATTGGAATTTGCCGGTCTAACAGCCGTTGTACGGCCGGTAACGTCTGAGGAGGTAAATTCCCCGCGCCTAAGCCTTCAACGACCAGGCCGGCCGTCTGATCGTTATTGAGGGCGTCAAAGAACGTTCCGTCCATCCCCGCAAAGGCCTTCAGTAGGTATACGTGGTCGACCACGTGGTCCAGATCACAGACGGTTTGCTGAATCAGCTCCTGAAAGTAGGTTGGTTGGCCCTTCGTCACCAAACCAATCGGGCCAAAGGCGGGCGTCTTAAACGTCGCAACGTTCGTGGTGTGCGTCTTGGTGACGTAACGAGCCGTGTGAATCTCATCATTCATCACGACCAAAACCCCTTTGCCCCGTGAGGCATCGGCGGCCGCCACCTGAATGGCCGACCGAAAGTTATGCAACCCGTCAGCGCCAATTTCGTTAGAGGAACGCATCGCCCCAGTCACCACCACCGGAATCGTATCCGGTACCGTTAAATCCAAGAAATAAGCTGTCTCTTCCAAGGTGTCGGTTCCGTGAGTGACCACCACACCGTCGAGGCCTTCCGCAATGGCCTGAGCAATTCGCTGCTGAATGGTCAGCATCTGGACTGGTGTCATGTGCGGCGACGGCAAATTGAACAGGTCATCGGTAATCACTTGCACCTGATCATCCAGCACCTGAGTTGGGTGAGCAATGGGATTCTGGGCGTTGGGCACGATCTCCCCCTGGTCGTTTTGCGACATCGAAATCGTCCCGCCGGTGTGAATGGCTAAAATCTTCTTCATAATTGTGTGATCTTCCCTTCCCGCATAAATAAGTACCCATATTGTACCCCATTTGCGTTAAAATTTAAGGATAGACGTGAAGGGAGTTGACACCGATGGCTCAAGATCCAAAAAAGTCGAATGATTATTATCGTCCTGGTCCCGTTGTTCACCCTAAGAAGTATAGTTCATCCGGCGGTCTCGCCGACTGGGGGCCCCTGTTAAAGTGGTTTGGCGATAGTTTTCGTCACCTCTGGCGGAAGGTAAAAAAGTGAAAATGCCCGTTGTATTTTTCATTCTTTCGTGCTAAAGTAAGCAGTATTCCAAACAAACTATAATTGTAATTGCCTATATAATGCCATGATAAGGTTGGCGAGTTTCTACCTAGAACCGTAAATTCTAGACTATAAGCAAATTGAGGCCCCCGAACTCTTTTTGCCGATGAAAAGAGTTCATCGGCTGAGTTTTCAAGACGCTCTTTTTGCAAAGAGGGTCTTTTTTGTTTTCATTAAAGTCCCCGCCTTGTCAGTAGTCAGTTACCGTAAGGAGGAAGATTTTTTTGCAATCCGCAAAGTCCGCAACACCAGCACGAACACCCCAATCGACTAAAAACCCGAACAAAGGGCAATCCTTGTCCACGTGGCAAGCCGCCATCCTTGGGTTTCAGCACCTCTTAGCCATGTATTCCGGTGACGTCCTGGTTCCCCTGTTAATTGGGGGCGCGTTACACTTTAACGCCGTTCAGATGGCTTACCTGATCAGCGCGGACATTTTTATGTGTGGGATTGCCACTCTCCTACAACTCAAGCGCACCCGACTGACCGGGATTGCGCTCCCCGTGGTCCTAGGATGTGCGGTCCAAGCCGTGACCCCTTTGACCGCCATCGGGAAAAGCTACGGGATTGGCACCATGTACGGGGCCATCATCGGGGCCGGGATCTTCGTGTTCCTGAGTGCCGGGTGGTTCTCGAAGATTAAGCACCTCTTCCCGCCCGTAGTGACCGGATCGTTGATCACCATCATCGGGTTCACCCTGATTCCCGTGGGTTTCCAAGACCTCGGGGGTGGCGACGTAACCGCGAAGAACTTCGGCGATTTGAAATTCTTAGCCGTGGGCTTCTTCACCATCGCCGTAATCTTAGGTCTCAATGCCTTTGCCAAGGGCTTTCTTAAGTCCCTATCCATCCTGTTAGGCATCTTACTGGGAACCGTCGTGGCGAGTTGGCTGGGGATGGTCTCCTTAAGCCCCGTGGGCCAGGCTAGTTGGTTCCACCTGCCCCAATTCTTCTACTTCGGGACGCCCAAGTTCGAGTGGTCGTCGATTCTAACCATGATTCTGGTGTCGCTGACCACCATGGTCGAGTCCACCGGGGTCTTCTTCGCCTTAGGTGAAATCACCGGCCGGAAGATCGAAGAAGCCGACCTCAAGCGTGGTTACCGTGCCGAAGGGATCGCCGTAATCTTGGGAGGGTTGTTCAACACCTTCCCGTATTCGACCTTCTCCGAAAACGTCGGGGTCGTCCAACTCTCCGGCGTCAAGACTCGCAAGCCGATTTATTTCTCGGCAGCCTTCCTATTACTCTTAGGTCTGTTGCCCAAAGTCGGCGCGTTGGCCACGGTCATTCCCGCCCCCGTCTTGGGTGGCGCCATGATCGTGATGTTCGGCATGGTTGGGGTCCAGGGTATCCGGATGCTCCAACAGGTGAACTTCAAGGATAACAACAACCTGCTGGTTTCCGCGATTTCCATCGGCTTAGGGTTAGGCGTGACCGTCTACCCCCAAATCTTCCAAGACCTGCCTCAAGCCATTCAGATCATCGTCAACAACGGGGTGGTCATCGGCAGTTTCTCCGCGGTCATCTTAAACGTCATCTTCAACATGCGGCCGAGTCGCGTCCCGCACCCTGCCCAAGCGCAGGTCAACAGCGACGCGCAACCCAAACACTAACCATCACTTAAGGGAGTCGTTAGCCAAACCTTGCTGGCTAACGGCTTTTTTCTGTTCCCCAACTCACGTATAATAGGACTACGAGTCGCGGCGTCTTGCCCGGCTTCCCTCACTGAACGGCGGTGCGTGTTCGCCGCGTTCAACTTCTAAATCAAGGGAGTTCCGCCATGTTAAGTATTCAACACATTCGTAAACGCTTCGACGACGTGCTGGCGTTAAACGACGTCAGTTTCGACGTGGCCAACGGGCAGATTCTCGGCCTGATTGGTCAAAATGGGGCCGGCAAATCGACCACCTTTCACAGTATCCTGAACTTCATCACCTATGACGGCCAGATTACCTGGCAGGGGCACGCCTTCACCCCCCAAGACTTCAACCACATCGGCTACCTCCCCGAGGAACGCAGCCTGATGACCAAGCTGACCATCGAACAACAAATCGTCTACTTGGCCCGCTTGAAAGGGCAAAAGGCCCGCGACATTCGACCCCAGATCGACGATTGGTTAACGCGCTTTGCCGTCAAGGGCACGCGCAAGAGTAAGATTGGCGCACTGTCCAAGGGGAACCAGCAAAAGGTCCAGTTGATCTGCACCCTGATTCACCGTCCCGACCTCTTGATCCTCGACGAGCCCTTCAGTGGCCTGGACCCGGTCAATGCCGACCTGTTGAAACGCGCCATCCTCGATGCCAAGCAACGCGGCGCGGCCATCATCTTCTCCAGTCACGACATGGAAAACGTCACGGAACTTTGCGACCAGCTGGTGATGCTGCGCACCGGTAACGTGGTCCTCCATGGCACCTTGCAGGACGTTCGTAACCAGTTCGGCAAGACCGAATTGTTCGTGACCACCGACTGGTCGACCGACCGTTTGGCCGCC
Above is a window of Levilactobacillus zymae DNA encoding:
- a CDS encoding ATP-binding cassette domain-containing protein; translation: MATITIQNLTYAPTHQSPVLRDLTATFTGGRFSLLTGPSGSGKTTLLRLMAGLTPLPAGATITFDGQPLTARSPRQRSRTVALLFQEPSTQFTMDTVANELRFALENQQVAPNEMPRKMTAALDFVGIPDLRDRQLMQLSGGEQQKVALAIIVAMDSDVILLDEPFASIDPATRQTLLDRLVQLCRQRGKTIILADHDLSGYARWIDHLTVLNAGQLTTLSATATQARLAAFTPERLQLTHVQIPATNATADLQGHHFGLAPHDRVLVRPQSLALMAHKFTLITGPNGSGKSTFFRALVRLSPYQGRLTYQGRDILRLRRRAYARHVSLMFQSATAQFLNVTVAEELALSQKYGNTAYFTPERVRAALDQLHLAGRDDQIIYSLSSGQQKKLQLLCLLIMAPNVLLLDEPLKGLDLQSVHAALTLLTTTQQDLNLTLVMISHQLSGLNDYVDYHLALTHQQFVYQEATP
- a CDS encoding energy-coupling factor transporter transmembrane component T, yielding MNPTLKLATIVLIALEISFTQVWSVNVCLIIVGLAILLGTHVRLRTLLWLTIVPLFFASSLVWSLMLRGNATNHFLLVLFTRTFVYVYLGATFTQTTTTLELTRSLEQNAKLPSKFAYGFLAAFNLFPKIRAEVATVRAAALMRGQVLHVWSPQLYFKVILTAMTWSEQLADAMTSHGYVEGAPRTYAVTVPLHLKDWLYFIGSLILVQIGLVIGLP
- a CDS encoding LBP_cg2779 family protein, encoding MSQELSSLAEAIIAYQKKYDKTDGEMAYGSRLTVEKFHAIKTGELQPNSDEQSALQSLIAKKPM
- a CDS encoding O-acetyl-ADP-ribose deacetylase: MAKFQVIQGDITHSHVDAIVNAANTTLLGGGGVDGAIHRAAGPELFAACVPLNGCATGEAKITPGFRLPAKWVIHTPGPVWHGGTRGEARLLANSYRHSLALAAQQGCRSVDFPSISTGVYGYPLDAAARVATHTIATWLAVHPDVTVRLVAFDVSTAQAYQRAWAAQTTH
- a CDS encoding zinc ribbon domain-containing protein, yielding MTVSLQFCPHCGTRVTAHETTCPQCHTDLQAFRGTDKTAETSPKLNLNALYANPYKEGMKRLKQRDGAPTATKPRRWWWPWSKE
- a CDS encoding asparaginase — protein: MKKILAIHTGGTISMSQNDQGEIVPNAQNPIAHPTQVLDDQVQVITDDLFNLPSPHMTPVQMLTIQQRIAQAIAEGLDGVVVTHGTDTLEETAYFLDLTVPDTIPVVVTGAMRSSNEIGADGLHNFRSAIQVAAADASRGKGVLVVMNDEIHTARYVTKTHTTNVATFKTPAFGPIGLVTKGQPTYFQELIQQTVCDLDHVVDHVYLLKAFAGMDGTFFDALNNDQTAGLVVEGLGAGNLPPQTLPAVQRLLDRQIPIVLVSRCYNGVATDIYDYPGGGIELRKMGLILCQGLNGQKARIKLLVGLSAGLSATALRQFMRTAVS
- a CDS encoding nucleobase:cation symporter-2 family protein, whose translation is MSTWQAAILGFQHLLAMYSGDVLVPLLIGGALHFNAVQMAYLISADIFMCGIATLLQLKRTRLTGIALPVVLGCAVQAVTPLTAIGKSYGIGTMYGAIIGAGIFVFLSAGWFSKIKHLFPPVVTGSLITIIGFTLIPVGFQDLGGGDVTAKNFGDLKFLAVGFFTIAVILGLNAFAKGFLKSLSILLGILLGTVVASWLGMVSLSPVGQASWFHLPQFFYFGTPKFEWSSILTMILVSLTTMVESTGVFFALGEITGRKIEEADLKRGYRAEGIAVILGGLFNTFPYSTFSENVGVVQLSGVKTRKPIYFSAAFLLLLGLLPKVGALATVIPAPVLGGAMIVMFGMVGVQGIRMLQQVNFKDNNNLLVSAISIGLGLGVTVYPQIFQDLPQAIQIIVNNGVVIGSFSAVILNVIFNMRPSRVPHPAQAQVNSDAQPKH
- a CDS encoding ABC transporter ATP-binding protein, which produces MLSIQHIRKRFDDVLALNDVSFDVANGQILGLIGQNGAGKSTTFHSILNFITYDGQITWQGHAFTPQDFNHIGYLPEERSLMTKLTIEQQIVYLARLKGQKARDIRPQIDDWLTRFAVKGTRKSKIGALSKGNQQKVQLICTLIHRPDLLILDEPFSGLDPVNADLLKRAILDAKQRGAAIIFSSHDMENVTELCDQLVMLRTGNVVLHGTLQDVRNQFGKTELFVTTDWSTDRLAALPGVASVTVRQPGQYRLHLTAAQAGPAIFQELTQGHYIEEFNQQPPTLDEIFRLKVGETHA